CCatgggctgtggggcagggggagtGGGGCTGGGTGTGACCAAACTCTAAGGACATGGGagagtggggctgggggtgcccgtcctgtgtggggctgggggtgcccacCTTCCATGGGGCAGGGAGAATAGAGCTGGGGGTGCCCAtcctctgtggggctgggagcgcTCATCTTCCATGGGGTGGGGAGAATAGAACTGGGGGTGCCCACCATCAGTGGGGCAGGGGGTGACAAcacactggggctgggggtgccatggtctgtggggcagggggagtGGGGCTGGGTGTGACCAacctctgtggggctgggggtgcccacCTTCCATGGGGCAGGGAGAATAGAGCTGGGGGTGCTCGCCATccatggggctgggggtgcccaccatcagtggggctgggagtgccatggcctgtggggctgggggttccactctctgtggggctgggggtgccgTGCTCCACAGGCCAAGGGGTTGGGCCAGTCAAGACGTGCCCACCTTCTCCAAGTCTCCCGCGCTGTGTGGGACAGGGGGTGAGGGTGGCATCCGTGTCCCCACTGAGGGTGTCCCCACTGAGGGTGTCCCCACTGAGGGTGTCCCCACTGAGGGTGtccctgtgtggctgcagggtCTGAGCGTGCTGGACCTGGGGGGCTGCGGGCGGCTCTCACCGTCCGTGCTGGTGGACGTGGCCGAGGGGCTGCCGCGCCTGAGCCGCCTGGGGCTGGCCCACACCCAGGCCAACGTCCAGGTGCTGTCGGCCGTGGGCTCCTGCTGCCGCCACCTGCGGGAGCTCGACGTGTCCGGCTGCAAGAAGGTGACGCCGCGTGCCCTGCGGCACCTGGGCTACGACCCCACGGCACGGAGCCCGGGCTGCCCCGCGCTCCACGTCCTGCTGGCCCGCGACCTGGAGCACCCCGCGGATGGGGACACGGTGGCTGCCGTggccttcctgctgctggccctgccgTGCCTGGAGGTGCTGGCACACGGCGCCCTGCCGGATGCGCTCCGGCTGCTCCGCTCTCCGCAGCTGGACGGTGCCGAGGACTCCGAGGGTTTCCCCTCGCTGCGGGAGCTGGTTCGGGGCCAGGGGGCTGCGCCGGAGGGACCCCCGATCACGCTGCCCCTGCggcagctggaggaggtggaggaggatgTTCTGGGCACCGTGCACGCCGTGTGTCCCCAGGCCGAGGAGGTCAGCGTGTGGCTGGGGGACGGTCCCGGCCCCTCGGGGCtccgggagctgctgggctggaagtTCCTGTCCCGGCTGAcgctgggctgctctgggcggcgcggccgggcgctggcagaggtgctgcccctggcacagggcctGGGCACCCGCCTGCACACCCTGACCCTGCACGGCTTCAGCTGCCGGGACCCACTCTCGCTGCCCGGCCTGCTCGCCAGCTGCCCCGGCCTGCAGAGCTTCAGCGCCGAGCTGGAAGTGCCCCCGGACCCCAACGCCCACCACGAGCCCCCCGAGGAACCCCCCGGTGGCTGGGCCACCGACCTGCTGCCCCACGGGCTGCCCCAGCTCCGGAGCTTCTCTCTGACTCTGATCGGGCCCGTGCCGGCCGCGCACCGGCCGGTGCTGGGCTCCACGCTGGCCTCGCTGCTGTGCGGGGCCCCGCAGCTGCACACCCTGCGCCTGCTGGCCGTGCCCTTCCCGCTGGACTCGCTGCTGGAGCCGGCGCTGGCGCTGCGGGAGCTGCGGGAGCTGGCGCTGGCCGAGAGCCGCGTGTCCCCCGGCACCgtgtggcagctgctggcctCCGACGGGCCCCTGCGGCACCTGGACCTGTCCCGCTGCCCCGACATCCACCGGCGCGACTACGACAGCTTCCTGCAGGCCGTGAGGAAGCAGCGGCTGGAGCTGGACATCACCTGGGAGTAGCGGCACGAGCGCggtgtttttaataaaagtgtCGCGGTCACACCCGGCCGGCGCCGTGTCGTCCCCgccaggcagcacagggggacacGGAGCGCTGTCCGTGTCCCCCTTCCCGCCCTGCTCAGGGGTGACATCCCGGTGGCTCAGTCCCGCTCCGCCAGCCCCGTCAGCCGCTCCGATGCCTCCCAGAGCTTCCGTGCCAGCGCGGAGTCGCGGGCGGCCGCCGAGGGCAGCGCCAGCCGGCAGCTGCTGTCGAAGTATTTCCCGGTGATGCCCTCCGCTTCCTCCGAGACGGCGCAGAAGATGGTGCTGGCAGCGCCCTGCTCTGCCGACTGCGGGACACGGGGGTGAGGAGGGGGCTCTGTCACCCCCcaacccagccctgggcaggacCCGGCCCCGCTCACCTTCATGAAGGGGCTGAGGAGGCTGAAGAGCGCCCGCACGGCCCAGCTGAAGTGGCGCATGATGCTGGTGCTCACCACGCCGGGGCTCAGCGCGTTCACCGTCACCCCTGCCGGGCCGCACCGTCAGCAGCACCCCGGGGACCCCAAATCCCTCggggagcagcccccagcctgaCCTCAAACCCAGGCTTCTGCCACCCTTGGGGATGCCAGCGCGTCTCTAACCCCgctccagcccctgggagctgggacagggggtgtccccagggctgtcccgGTACCCACCCGTGCCCTGCAGGCGCCGTGCCAGCTCGGCGGTGAAAAGCACGTTCATCAGCTTGGTGCTGTTGTAGGCGGCGTCGTACCCGGGCGGGCGCCGCTGTCCCGTCAGGAATGCGCTGTCGGCCGTGCCCACGCTGTGCCGGAACGACGACACATTGACCACCCGGGCGGGCGCCGAGGCCTTCAGGAGGTCTGTGCAGAGGAGGGGGTGAGCCAGGAGGGGTCCCCAGATCCCCCCACAACTCCCCCAAGCCCTGCGCTCACTCACCCAGCAGCAGGTTGGTGAGCAGGAAAGGGCCCAGGTAGTTGGTGGCGAAGGTTTGTTCCAACCCCTCCGGCGTGATGGAGAAGGGCAGCCCTGGAGAGGAGGGTGGGGAGTGCTGTGGGGATCGGTGCCGGACCCCGTTGGGGCTGCGGCACGGCACGTACCGGTGACACCGGCGTTGTTCACCAGCACGTCCAGCCGCGGCTCCTCGCGCAGCACGGCGTCGGCGAAGGCGCGCACCGAGGCCAGCGAGCCGGTgtccagcagcctcagcaccaCCGCCGGGTTCCCGGTGGCCGCCCGAATCTCCTCCACGGCCGCCTggccccgctcccggctccGGCACGCCAGGATGGTGCGGGCGTTACGGCGCGCCAGATCGGTGGCCACGCACTTGCCGATGCCTGCGGAACACGGAGCGGGCTGATCCCAGCCGGGTCCCCCTGCTGAGGGGTCCCTGGGGGGGTCTGCGCTGCTGTTCCCAGGATTTGGGCAGCCCCTGCCGCAAGCAAAACCACGCAGCAGGAGGTGATGGGCTCTGGGGTGGAGCGCAGCACATGTGGGGCCGCTCTGTCCCTAGGCACACCTGGGCATCCCAGTCCCAGCCCATCCCAATGCCATCCCAACCCCATCCCAACATCCCCAGCggtgggacacagctggaagCAGTGACCCCATCCCTGGTGTGACACGGTGGCCGTGGTGGCCTGGTCTGTCAGTCATTAACAGGGCTGACACAGAGTCCAGCCTCAGAAGGTGGGCAGGGGGCACCAGGAGCACACCCAGGGACTCCCAAAGCGGGGACTGGGGTGGGGGGCTGGAGAAGGGACACCCCTGTCCCCTGCGTTCCACCCCCCAGCCATCACACCGTGTCCCCTCCAGCCGTCCCTGCTCACCGCTGTTGGCTCCGGTGACAATCACTGTCTTGCCCGTCAGGTCGGTGGGACACTTGCGGGGCTCCCAGGGGCTTCTGCGCctggcccagagcagcaggaccaggagtgggagcagcaggagccaccaCGGGGGGCTCAGggtccccagcagctccatggccgGGCTCggggtggggctggggacagaggtcACGGCAGGACCTTTGCCCGGCATGGCACGGCACGAGTCCCTCTGCTCCGTGAGGAGGGACAGCAGAgtggctggagcaggcaggagggtgAGCCACGTGTCCCCTCTGCCACCCCActgtcccctctgccaccccactgtcccctctgccacccCACTGTCCCCTTTGCCACCCCTGTACCGCCCTGTCAATAAATGAGAGTTAATTTACTGCTGTTAATTAGCTGTCGGTGCTGTAAAACTGGCACCGGGGAACTCCACACGGACGTTTTCAGCCCAGCCtggactgaaaatatttcccacCCCAATATTACTTTGTGGTGTTGAGTAAAGGGAGGAATTTGGGGTCACAAACAGGTGTTTTTGGGGTTCCCTGGCTCGTAGGGCCTTCGGAGTGGACGAACACGGAATTAAGATCCGAGGCTAATTAGGAACTAAAGCCACACCTGCTGTATCATCCTCTAATGAGGAACCGGAACCCCACCTAAGGCCCCTCCTGGTGCCAAAACCACCGGCGCTGTCACATTTTATGCTAATGAGCTGGAAGCCACGCCCACTGACATATATTAATGAGGTCTCTATAAATACAACCCCGGGAGTGACCGGGGGACGTGTAACGCTCCGTGTGTCACATCGGTGTCCCCGCTGCCACCCCAGGGCGGCTCCGGTGGGACCGGAGTGAGGGAAActcattttattgcttttttatttatttctgtgagtaAATAAACCCTTTGCAGCGCTGGCAAAGGGCTCGGAGCTCCGGGGGCGGCGTGCCCGGTGCCGATGGGACACGGGGGACCCCCAAGGACCGGAGCTTCACCCCCGGCTCCGGTCACTCGCCGTACTCTGAGATCCGGCACTCCGGGTAGGGCAGGATGGGTTTTAGATCCTTCTCCGCCCTCCTCACCGCCTCGTCCTCCTCCTGCTCGCCGTCCCCGTGTCCCACCGGGGTCGGTCCGCGGCGCTCGCTGCCGCCCCAGCGCACGGTGACACCGGGAGCCAAGCGAGCCGAGGCCAGCCAGGGGTCACACAGCTGAGCCTCGGCCTTGGCGGCTCTCCCGGCTCCCGGGAGCGCCTGCGGGGAGCCCGGCGGGGCTAACCGGGACCGTGAGGCTCCCGACCGCACCCGCTCGGGCTCGGTGCTCACGTCCACCACCCTGACCTCGGGGAACACCCAGCGAGCGGCCCCGCGGCGCACACCCAGCCGGGGCACGCAGGGGCCGCGGGAGGCTCTGCGGGACCGCAGCGatgccaggctggagctggaggagcctgCAGATGGTGGCTCTTGGTCGCCCAGCTCCGTTGTGGCCTCCTGGGACTCCTGCGGTGCCTCCGTCGGGGGTTCCGGGAGCGGAGCCGGGAGCGGAGCCGGGGGTCGGGGCGCGTCCGGCGGGGCCGGCCGGGGCCGGGAGGGCCGGGAGGGTCGGGAGGGTCTGCGGCCCCTCCCGGGGCACCGGGGAGCGATGGGCGGCTCCGGGAGGGGTGGTCCTGGCACGGACACCACGGTGAGATCGCCGGGAATGTGCTCGGGAGGAGCTGCGGCTGCTGCGGAGGGGGCCTGGCACAGCGGCTGGGGGGACAAAAGGGACCCGGTGTGGCTGTCGGGGTGTCCCCGGAGCCGCCGGGGATCAGCCCGAGGGGTGATCGGGGCACATCTCACCTGCTCCGGGGGCACAGCCGGGACGGGAACAGCCTCGGGGACCTCGGCGGGACACACGAGCGGACCTGCGGCCTCGTCTGAGACGGGGACATCGCCGGACGGGACCTGGCCCGGGGGACAGAGGGGACCCGGCGTGGGTGACACGCGAGTCCCACGGCCCGGGAGGGTTCCGGGGGGGCCGGGGAACGTCTCACCGCTTCCGAGGGCAGAGAGGCGTCCTCGACAAGGACAGCACCCGATGTGCCGGAGTCCCAGCGGCAGCTTTGAGGCTCCTCATCCTCTCTCCAGACTCCGTCTCGTTCGGGGTCCGGGTCCCCCCCGGGGTCCGGGTCCCCGTCATCCCGCATCGGGAAGCGCCACTCAGCGACAAAGAGCATGGCATCCCGAGCCCGCGACACCGTGAAGGGCACCCGCTGCAGGGACAGCGCTGAGAGCCCTCCCGACACTGCCAGCCCtcccaaaatccccccaaacCGTGGAGCTGGGGGTGTCTCACCtgccgcgccgccgccgccaggACGTGCTCGGTCAGCACCCGCTCCAGGAGCTCGTCCAGGATGGACCCGACATCCAAGGGTTCCTCTGGCAGGAGCTCCTCATCCGGGGACGGGCTGGATTGGGTCAGGGGTCGgtggggggttttgggggacGCCTTTTTGGGCTGCCGGGGTGTGCCTCGGACGGGCGTCCGTGACTTCTCCAGTTTCGATTTGGCGCCGGAGCCGCGGGGTTTTCCTTTCTGAGCCGGGACAGAGACCCCACCACAGCTCCCGCTGTCCGGGCGGGACACAGCCCAGTGCGCCCCAGTATAGACCAGTACACCCCCACGCAGCCCAGCGTGGGCTGGGATGTACTGGGGTGTACTGGGATGGCcccccagctcatcccagttcatcccagtaCATCCCAGGCCACCCCAGCATGGtccccagctcatcccagtACATCCCAGTATATCCCAGCCCACCCAAGCATGGTCCCCAGCTCATCNNNNNNNNNNNNNNNNNNNNNNNNNNNNNNNNNNNNNNNNNNNNNNNNNNNNNNNNNNNNNNNNNNNNNNNNNNNNNNNNNNNNNNNNNNNNNNNNNNNNNNNNNNNNNNNNNNNNNNNNNNNNNNNNNNNNNNNNNNNNNNNNNNNNNNNNNNNNNNNNNNNNNNNNNNCAGTACATCCCAGTATATCCCAGTAtatcccatcccaccccaccatGGCCCCCAGCTCACCCCAGTACATCCCAGCTCACCCCAGCATGGTCCCCAGTACATCCCAGTACATCCCAGTACATCCCAGTATATCCCAGTAAATCCCAGCACACCCCAGCATGTTcccccagctcatcccagtatatcccagcccaccccagcaTGGTCCCCAGTACATCCCAGTACATCCCAGTACATCCCAGTATATCCCAGTACATCCCAGCACACCCCAGCATGTTcccccagctcatcccagtacatcccagtatatcccagcccaccccagcaCAGTCCCCAGCTCATCCCACTACATCCCAGTATATCCCAGTACATCCCAACCCGCCCCAGAATGGCCGTCCCATCTTACCCCAGTATACCCCAGCATATCTCAGCTCCCCAcatcccccagctcctcccctgTGCCCCGCTTTGCCGCCTCCCAgtcctcccagtccctcccagttctcccagtccCACCTCGGCCATCCCGCCTCTTCGGCGTCCCCAGCTCCACGGCAACGTGACGTAATCACCGCGCGCCGCCCCCCGGGCGACGTCATCACGCCGCGACGCGTCTCCATGGCGGCGACGAGCGTCGGGTGAGCGGGGAGGGNNNNNNNNNNNNNNNNNNNNNNNNNNNNNNNNNNNNNNNNNNNNNNNNNNNNNNNNNNNNNNNNNNNNNNNNNNNNNNNNNNNNNNNNNNNNNNNNNNNNNNNNNNNNNNNNNNNNNNNNNNNNNNNNNNNNNNNNNNNNNNNNNNNNNNNNNNNNNNNNNNNNNNNNNNNNNNNNNNNNNNNNNNNNNNNNNNNNNNNNNNNNNNNNNNNNNNNNNNNNNNNNNNNNNNNNNNNNNNNNNNNNNNNNNNNNNNNNNNNNNNNNNNNNNNNNNNNNNNNNNNNNNNNNNNNNNNNNNNNNNNNNNNNNNNNNNNNNNNNNNNNNNNNNNNNNNNNNNNNNNNNNNNNNNNTGGGCTGGGGTCCCCGGTAGAGAACCGTGGGCCGGGGGTtgtgagggaggggagaggggtgGATGTTCCCCccttggagctgctcccagccccctCAGAATCCTCCCCAGCCCCCCCGGATCTGCCTTCCGGAGCCACCGCAGCCCCCGGTTGGCCGTGTCCCCTCTCAGGCCGTACCGCCGGGAGCGGAGCCTGGCCCTGCGGAGCAGCAGCTCGGCCCTGTACAACAACCTGGCCGTGCTGTGCCCCCCGGGCCGGCCCCCGGCCCTCGGAGCCGTGCACGGCACCACCCTCAGCCTGCTGGGCAGCGAGGGGCCCCCCCGGCAGCTGCAGGCCCGGGGAGGGGGCTCGGCCCTCAGCACCCCGCTGCTCACACAGGTGAGGGATGGGGAAATCTTCCGTCTGTGGGGTGGGACACGGTCCTGGCACTGAAATGGGGCAGGGGACCCCAGTGccagagggtggggagggaaaaggagccCCCTGAAGGGTCTAGGGAGATCTGGGGGGGTCACCATGCCAGCGGGGACCCTCCTGTGGGAACATCAAACACACCAGGACTGACCCCCAGGACGGGGGGTCAGGGGGTCCTGTTGCAGGAGAATATTTGGGGGCCTCCAGGAGGAGATTTGGGGGGCTCCTGTTGCAGAAGGAGATTTGGGGGGCTCCAGGAAGATATTTGGGGATTCCTGTTTCAGGAGGAGATTTGGGGGGCTCCAGGAAGGGTCTTGGGGGTGCTCCAGGAGGAAATCTGGGGACTTCTATTCCAGGAAAAGGGTTTGGGGGGTTNNNNNNNNNNNNNNNNNNNNNNNNNNNNNNNNNNNNNNNNNNNNNNNNNNNNNNNNNNNNNNNNNNNNNNNNNNNNNNNNNNNNNNNNNNNNNNNNNNNNNNNNNNNNNNNNNNNNNNNNNNNNNNNNNNNNNNNNNNNNNNNNNNNNNNNNNNNNNNNNNNNNNNNNNNNNNNNNNNNNNNNNNNNNNNNNNNNNNNNNNNNNNNNNNNNNNNNNNNNNNNNNNNNNNNNNNNNNNNNNNNNNNNNNNNNNNNNNNNNNNNNNNNNNNNNNNNNNNNNNNNNNNNNNNNNNNNNNNNNNNNNNNNNNNNNNNNNNNNNNNNNNNNNNNNNNNNNNNNNNNNNNGGGGTTTTGTGAGCTCCTGTTGCAGGAGGAGAGTTTGGGGGCTCCAGGACGGGGTTTTGGGGGCGCTCCAGGAGAGGCAGCATGGCAGGCTGGATTGGAGGGAGGTTTTGGGGGTGCTGCAGCGTTCCCCTCTCCGTCCCTCGCAGGCCGTGTGGTGTGAGCTCCCGTCAcgggtgctgctggtgctcacGTCCCAGCGTGGGGTCCAGGTGAGCCCTGGGGGGGGATTGAGGGGCTCCTGGGGGgtccccctgtcccccccaGGCTGTCCTAGCCCGTCCCTCCCTGGCAGGTGTACGAGGCTGACGGCTCCACCATGGTGTTCTGGCATGCGCTGGACGTCCCGGAGCAGCCGGCAGGTGAATCCCCCCGAGaccccccagctctgcccagacaCCGCAGTGCTGGGAAATCCTCCCAGAAATGGGGaccccacccctgccagggTGGAaattccagccttttccaggaaggaattttcccagTATCCAactaaacctctcctggcacagcttggggTCGTTCCCTgtcatcctgtccctgttcccctcctggcagggagttgtgcagagccacaagggccccctgagcctcgttttttccaggctgagcccctttcccagcttttcctggttctccagccccttcccacctccctcaGATTTTCCggctgctccagacccttcccagctccctcagcctctcctggagctccagccccttctcagctccctcagcagctccgggggctccagacccttcccagctccctcagtttttcctgctgctccagatcctttcccatctccctcagcctctcctggttctccagccccttcccagctccattccctggaCACCACCACCTCAGTATCTCATGACAAGCCCAAACCCGTGCCAGGATTGGGGTGTGACCCCCAATTCCTGCCACAGAGATGGGTCCCTGCCCGTGAGTGACACAAACCCGTTCCCTTCCAGCACATTCTGTGTTCGCCCGAGGCATCGCCGCGGCCGGCGGCCGCTTCATCTGCGTGGGTGAGCCCGGGGCTGTGGCGAGGGTGGTGGTCCCGGGCTGGCCCGGCCCTGCTGACCCCCCTGACCCCACAGGGACATCCTTTGGGGCCGTGCTGGTGTTTGACATCCCCCCAAAAGGGACCAACGTGACGCTGAGCGAGGTCCTGGAGCAGCACCGGGATCCTATCACCGACATCGCGGCCGAGCAGGGCCAGGCCCCGGTATGGGGGGAGGGTGGGAGACCCTAAATCTCCTCActcccactccctgccatggacagggacattttccaccatcccaggttgctccaagccccctccagcctggctttgggcacttccagggatccaggggcagcttctctgggcagcctgtgccagggcctccccaccctcacagggaaggattccttcccaaaatcccacccaaatctccccttttccagtgggaagccattccccgtgtcctgtcactccatcctTTGTCCCAAGTTCCTCCCATCTCTCCTGGAACctctttaggcactggaagctCACAGGGCAGGTCCCTGCAGACTCCCCAGCCGTTGTTTCCTCCCACTCAGCACTTTCCCTGATGAGTCACTGAGCTTCCCTTGCTCTGGGATCCCCAAGGAATCCATCCCCCAGAGCCCTGTGTCACCGTGGGGACACGGAGCCGCTGTGTCACCTCCCCCTGCCTCCGGTCCCCTCACCTCACACACCCCCCTGGACTTTGCTCCGGGagttcccagggctgctctgggacatTCCCAGGGCCGGGAGGAGCCGGGAATCCTCACGGAGGAGGAAATCCACCCTCGGCGTGGCAGCGTGGGCAAATACGGACGAGTTCCAACGGAGCCCCGCTCCCGCCGGGATCCGCCAGCACTTCAGGAGCTGTTCCAGCTTGTCCTGGtgccatcccagagctggggacactgcccGCTGTCCCTGAGCCGTCTCTCCCCACAGGACGGGGCTGGGGACCTGGTGACAGCCGATGACTCCGGGACCCTCTGCCTCTGGAGCAGCGGGGAGGAGTTCACCCTGCTCGGGAAGATCCCGGGATCTGGGTGAGCCCCGGGGCTCCCGCAGGGTGTGGGACACGAGGGAGGGACACCCTAGGGGTGGTGACACGTGGCCGtgtgtgcagctccagctgctcctcggTGGTGCTGTGGAACGGGACGGTGGCCGCGGGCTACGGGAACGGGCAGATCCGGCTGTGGGAAGCGGGGTCGGGGCGGATCCGCGCCCAGGTGAACGCCCACGCCCGCTGGATCTACGCGCTCGACCTGGCACCGCTCACCGGCAAGGTACGGGGGGGTCACAGCTGGCATCCCAAGCTGGAGTGCCACCCCAGTGTCCCATCCTGCCCCATGGCACCGCCACCTCCGTGGTGTCCCCTCCGCTCCCCTCGCAGCTGCTGTCGGGTGCAGAGGATTCCTTTGTCCACGTCTGGAAGCTCAGCAGGAACCCGGACACCGATGACATCGAGGTGAGTCCAGGCCTGGGGCACGGACGTGGCGCTTGGAGCTCCATGGGGACCTGGAATCTGggccatggagctgctgtggaaatgTTGGGATTGCCTGTGGATCCGTTCCCGCCGCAGATCCAGCACTGCCACGCCGAGTGCGTGACGGACACGCAGGTTTGTGGCGCCCGCTTCTGTGACCCCGCCGGGGACACCTTCGCTGTCACCGGCTACGACCTGAGCGAGATCCTCTGCTACGGCCCGGCCTGAgccgggaacaccgggaatgTCGGGAACACCGGGAACGCCGGGACGCTCCGGCAGCGCGGCCGTGGCTGAGGGGTGAGCACAGACCCCTCGGCAGCTCCGTGGGGATGTGTGGGGGGAGCCCAGCCAGGATCCTCCCCGCCCTGCCCAAAGCCCTCCcgagggctgggagctgctccccgGGATCCTCCCGTGGCTCTCCCAGGCTCCGGGATCCTCCCGTGGATTCCCACCCTTCCCGGAGGGTGGCGTGGCTGGGAACAGACCCGGCCGAGACGGGAGGATCCCGGGAAACCTGTGCTACCTGCT
The window above is part of the Parus major isolate Abel unplaced genomic scaffold, Parus_major1.1 Scaffold372, whole genome shotgun sequence genome. Proteins encoded here:
- the CUNH2orf81 gene encoding uncharacterized protein C2orf81 homolog isoform X2, producing the protein MSWGPCWGGLGCTGMNWDELGGHPSTPQYIPAHAGLRGGVLVYTGAHWAVSRPDSGSCGGVSVPAQKGKPRGSGAKSKLEKSRTPVRGTPRQPKKASPKTPHRPLTQSSPSPDEELLPEEPLDVGSILDELLERVLTEHVLAAAARQRVPFTVSRARDAMLFVAEWRFPMRDDGDPDPGGDPDPERDGVWREDEEPQSCRWDSGTSGAVLVEDASLPSEAVPSGDVPVSDEAAGPLVCPAEVPEAVPVPAVPPEQPLCQAPSAAAAAPPEHIPGDLTVVSVPGPPLPEPPIAPRCPGRGRRPSRPSRPSRPRPAPPDAPRPPAPLPAPLPEPPTEAPQESQEATTELGDQEPPSAGSSSSSLASLRSRRASRGPCVPRLGVRRGAARWVFPEVRVVDVSTEPERVRSGASRSRLAPPGSPQALPGAGRAAKAEAQLCDPWLASARLAPGVTVRWGGSERRGPTPVGHGDGEQEEDEAVRRAEKDLKPILPYPECRISEYGE
- the CUNH2orf81 gene encoding uncharacterized protein C2orf81 homolog isoform X1 encodes the protein MSWGPCWGGLGCTGMNWDELGGHPSTPQYIPAHAGLRGGVLVYTGAHWAVSRPDSGSCGGVSVPAQKGKPRGSGAKSKLEKSRTPVRGTPRQPKKASPKTPHRPLTQSSPSPDEELLPEEPLDVGSILDELLERVLTEHVLAAAARQRVPFTVSRARDAMLFVAEWRFPMRDDGDPDPGGDPDPERDGVWREDEEPQSCRWDSGTSGAVLVEDASLPSEAVPSGDVPVSDEAAGPLVCPAEVPEAVPVPAVPPEQVRCAPITPRADPRRLRGHPDSHTGSLLSPQPLCQAPSAAAAAPPEHIPGDLTVVSVPGPPLPEPPIAPRCPGRGRRPSRPSRPSRPRPAPPDAPRPPAPLPAPLPEPPTEAPQESQEATTELGDQEPPSAGSSSSSLASLRSRRASRGPCVPRLGVRRGAARWVFPEVRVVDVSTEPERVRSGASRSRLAPPGSPQALPGAGRAAKAEAQLCDPWLASARLAPGVTVRWGGSERRGPTPVGHGDGEQEEDEAVRRAEKDLKPILPYPECRISEYGE
- the WDR54 gene encoding WD repeat-containing protein 54, translated to MAATSVGPYRRERSLALRSSSSALYNNLAVLCPPGRPPALGAVHGTTLSLLGSEGPPRQLQARGGGSALSTPLLTQAVWCELPSRVLLVLTSQRGVQVYEADGSTMVFWHALDVPEQPAAHSVFARGIAAAGGRFICVGTSFGAVLVFDIPPKGTNVTLSEVLEQHRDPITDIAAEQGQAPDGAGDLVTADDSGTLCLWSSGEEFTLLGKIPGSGSSCSSVVLWNGTVAAGYGNGQIRLWEAGSGRIRAQVNAHARWIYALDLAPLTGKLLSGAEDSFVHVWKLSRNPDTDDIEIQHCHAECVTDTQVCGARFCDPAGDTFAVTGYDLSEILCYGPA